In Pajaroellobacter abortibovis, the following are encoded in one genomic region:
- a CDS encoding ATP-dependent helicase encodes MLNSAQTQAVEHHHGPLLVLAVAGSGKTRILTHRIARLLEYGIPPHAILALTFTNKAAYEMRERIGQLLRSREDQKSLAAMTISTFHAFGMQVLRTECNREGKPFTIFDQGDVLSTLKDLLRNTKLSLDPSLIAARISLAKNAFLSPSELPDSGVDVYEETTKLLFPRYQTALRNFGAYDFDDLVCETVRMWQHRPDLLAFWQERFRFILVDEYQDTNRSQFKMLHLLAQHHQNLCAVGDDDQSIYGWRGANINNILDFETHFPRTLVVKLEQNYRSSPAIIAVANAIIAQRKDTRHHKILFTQRLEGEPVQCIVAPSPEAEARFIAEEIQRFRDKGEKPAQIAVLYRSNNQSRQVEETLRELSIPYRILGGQKFFERKEVKDLLAYMKLALAPSDEISLRRVINYPTRGLGEANLEKLSLFALIKGWSLMQAVSRAAAIPTLSSSARQGCEDFLTIIRETQEQLHLNSHPPSHILRNLANRIELKKDLFLHCAPQVAARRWKHVENLFHIFEKREQALSSSAPSARQPPMNLLAFVHALTLDFPDEEEDHADKVTLSTLHASKGLEFNVVFLIGCEEGLLPHSRVVDTPSSCPTIPNIEEERRLFYVGVTRARSHLFISRAKQRMLRNRAIPKMPSRFLQDLPSSFVITREIDTHDPSHPIHHHIHASELLDLLNQL; translated from the coding sequence ATGCTGAACTCTGCCCAAACCCAAGCCGTAGAGCATCATCATGGACCCCTCCTCGTCCTTGCAGTAGCTGGATCGGGCAAAACACGCATTTTGACTCACCGGATCGCTCGTCTTCTGGAATATGGAATACCCCCCCACGCGATCCTCGCATTGACTTTCACCAACAAAGCAGCCTATGAAATGCGTGAGAGAATCGGGCAACTACTCCGCAGTCGAGAGGATCAAAAGTCATTGGCTGCAATGACCATTAGCACGTTTCACGCATTTGGGATGCAAGTCCTCCGAACAGAGTGTAACCGAGAGGGAAAACCTTTTACCATTTTTGATCAAGGGGACGTTCTCAGTACCCTTAAAGATTTACTGAGAAACACCAAGCTATCTCTCGATCCTTCTCTTATCGCAGCGAGAATTTCCCTGGCAAAGAATGCGTTTCTTTCCCCTTCTGAATTGCCAGACAGTGGAGTTGACGTTTATGAGGAAACGACCAAGCTCCTTTTTCCACGCTATCAAACAGCTCTACGCAATTTTGGCGCTTACGACTTTGATGATTTGGTATGCGAAACAGTCCGTATGTGGCAGCATCGACCGGATCTCTTAGCCTTCTGGCAGGAGCGATTTCGTTTTATTTTAGTTGATGAATATCAAGATACCAATCGCTCTCAATTCAAAATGCTCCACCTCCTCGCTCAGCATCACCAAAATCTGTGTGCTGTAGGCGATGATGATCAATCGATTTATGGGTGGAGAGGCGCAAACATCAACAATATCTTGGACTTTGAAACCCACTTTCCAAGGACGTTGGTTGTTAAATTAGAACAGAACTATCGATCCTCCCCTGCGATCATTGCAGTTGCCAACGCGATTATCGCTCAGCGGAAAGATACTCGCCATCATAAAATCCTATTCACCCAACGCCTTGAAGGGGAACCGGTCCAATGCATTGTAGCGCCCTCTCCTGAAGCAGAAGCGCGTTTTATAGCGGAAGAAATCCAACGCTTTCGGGACAAGGGAGAGAAGCCGGCCCAGATTGCAGTTCTTTACCGCTCGAACAATCAATCAAGGCAAGTAGAAGAGACATTGCGCGAGCTGTCGATCCCCTACCGTATATTAGGAGGACAAAAATTTTTCGAGCGCAAGGAAGTCAAAGATTTGCTAGCTTATATGAAGCTTGCGCTTGCGCCTTCGGATGAAATCAGCTTGCGCCGCGTGATCAACTATCCAACCCGTGGACTTGGCGAAGCCAACCTGGAGAAGCTCTCGCTCTTCGCGCTGATCAAAGGCTGGTCCCTCATGCAAGCAGTTTCTCGTGCCGCTGCGATCCCCACACTCTCCTCAAGTGCGCGTCAAGGATGTGAAGACTTCCTAACCATTATCCGTGAGACGCAGGAGCAGCTCCATCTTAACTCCCACCCCCCTAGCCATATTCTCCGCAATCTTGCAAATCGCATTGAGCTTAAAAAGGATTTATTCCTCCACTGTGCGCCTCAAGTCGCTGCACGGCGATGGAAACATGTGGAGAACTTATTTCACATTTTCGAAAAGCGAGAACAGGCTCTGTCATCCTCTGCTCCATCAGCCAGGCAGCCTCCGATGAACTTACTTGCCTTCGTCCATGCGCTCACACTCGATTTTCCTGACGAGGAGGAAGACCATGCAGATAAAGTCACCCTCTCTACACTCCACGCATCGAAAGGGTTGGAGTTCAACGTCGTTTTCCTGATCGGCTGTGAGGAAGGACTTCTCCCCCATTCACGAGTTGTTGACACCCCTTCATCCTGTCCTACTATCCCAAATATCGAAGAAGAACGCAGGCTCTTTTATGTGGGGGTAACGCGAGCTCGGTCGCACCTTTTCATTTCCAGAGCAAAGCAGAGGATGTTGCGCAACCGCGCGATCCCCAAGATGCCAAGCCGATTTCTACAAGATCTCCCTTCTAGCTTCGTCATCACAAGAGAAATCGATACGCATGATCCCTCTCACCCAATCCATCACCATATCCATGCATCAGAATTGCTTGATCTACTCAATCAATTATGA